From Brevibacterium ihuae, the proteins below share one genomic window:
- a CDS encoding quinone-dependent dihydroorotate dehydrogenase, whose amino-acid sequence MYRLILRTVFVPMDAERAHRVSFAGLRALDRIPGVRSALGALFSTGTAAPANVLGLPFPNRLGLAAGFDKNAAGVRALALLGFGHIEVGTITAHAQPGNPRPRLFRLLDHDAILNRMGFNNAGARAAALNLRLARARVARMPESRRPVIGVNIGKTKVVDAARAAADYRDSARILAPLADYLVINVSSPNTPGLRDLQTAAALEPIVTAVQDSAAEAVAHPRSTLGHVPLLIKIAPDLDDADVLAVADLALELGVDGIITTNTTIDRGVLTGRDHDRALEEAGGISGTPLAERSFEVLRLVKRRVGDRLAVVSVGGITDARDVRARLAAGADLVQVYSGMIYGGPFWPGRLLRGLSGGTRRA is encoded by the coding sequence GTGTATCGATTGATCCTCCGCACCGTGTTCGTGCCCATGGACGCCGAGCGCGCCCACCGCGTCAGCTTCGCGGGCCTCCGCGCCCTCGATCGCATCCCCGGGGTCCGGTCCGCACTCGGCGCCCTGTTCAGCACCGGGACCGCAGCGCCGGCGAACGTGCTCGGCCTGCCCTTCCCCAATCGACTGGGGCTCGCCGCAGGCTTCGACAAGAACGCCGCCGGCGTGCGCGCCCTGGCGCTGCTCGGCTTCGGGCACATCGAGGTCGGCACGATCACCGCGCACGCCCAGCCCGGCAACCCGCGGCCGCGGCTCTTCCGGCTGCTCGACCACGACGCGATCCTCAACCGGATGGGCTTCAACAACGCCGGAGCACGGGCTGCGGCGCTCAACCTGCGGCTCGCACGGGCCCGCGTGGCGCGCATGCCGGAGTCGCGGCGGCCGGTCATCGGTGTGAATATCGGCAAGACGAAGGTCGTCGACGCGGCGCGCGCGGCCGCGGACTACCGCGATTCGGCCCGGATCCTCGCCCCGCTCGCCGACTACCTCGTCATCAACGTCAGCTCCCCGAACACGCCGGGGCTGCGGGACCTGCAGACCGCTGCGGCGCTCGAGCCGATCGTCACCGCGGTGCAGGATTCCGCAGCCGAGGCCGTCGCCCACCCGCGCTCGACACTCGGTCACGTCCCGCTCCTCATCAAGATCGCGCCCGACCTCGACGACGCGGATGTCCTCGCGGTGGCGGACCTCGCCCTCGAGCTCGGCGTCGACGGGATCATCACGACGAACACGACGATCGACCGCGGGGTGCTCACCGGGCGCGATCACGATCGCGCGCTCGAGGAGGCCGGAGGCATCTCGGGCACGCCGCTGGCCGAGCGATCGTTCGAGGTGCTGCGGCTCGTCAAGCGCCGGGTGGGGGACCGCCTCGCGGTGGTCTCCGTCGGCGGGATCACCGATGCGCGCGATGTGCGCGCACGTCTGGCGGCGGGAGCGGACCTCGTCCAGGTCTATTCGGGCATGATCTACGGCGGGCCGTTCTGGCCCGGCCGGCTGCTGCGCGGCCTCAGTGGGGGAACTCGCCGCGCTTGA
- a CDS encoding leucyl aminopeptidase, whose amino-acid sequence MTTPTIDITAASTAVAKAKADALVLGMRSADSRAALPAGIDLPKSVAAEIASAAAAVGFTGRTDSLARNPAPKGLAAKSVVLVGLGDFDELDVVGEATADEAHEALRRAAGTAVRSLTGGETIALALPAGTASAAEAVATGAGLGAYRYTDYLSEPEKTRRARGITVLTDSKAQAGVARAATVVAATNRARDLVNQPPLDLYPESFADLVAAQAKGRKVKVTVLDDAQLAAQGYGGLTGVGKGSPRGPRLVKLEYSPRKAARHLALVGKGITFDSGGLSLKPAASMEDMKSDMAGAAAAAQALFAIADLDLPVRATAWLALAENMPGGNAQRPSDVIRIFGGKTVEVTNTDAEGRLVLADALVAAQQDDPDLVIDIATLTGAQIVALGTRVSGVMGTNGARNRVMLAAGVSGEQMWPMPFPEEIRKQFDSTVADLKNSGKRHGGMLAAGIFLSEFVREGVQWAHLDIAGPSYNTESPWGYTPAAGTGVPVRTLVEVAAQLSGR is encoded by the coding sequence ATGACCACCCCGACGATCGACATCACCGCGGCGAGCACCGCCGTGGCGAAGGCCAAGGCCGACGCGCTCGTCCTCGGCATGCGCTCCGCGGACTCGCGGGCCGCCCTGCCCGCCGGCATCGACCTCCCCAAGAGCGTCGCGGCGGAGATCGCGTCCGCAGCCGCGGCCGTGGGATTCACCGGTCGCACCGACTCGCTGGCCCGCAACCCCGCTCCCAAGGGTCTCGCCGCGAAGTCCGTCGTCCTCGTGGGCCTCGGCGACTTCGACGAGCTCGATGTCGTGGGCGAGGCCACCGCCGACGAGGCGCACGAGGCGCTCCGCCGCGCCGCCGGCACCGCCGTGCGCTCGCTCACCGGCGGTGAGACCATCGCGCTCGCCCTCCCGGCGGGCACCGCCTCGGCCGCGGAGGCCGTAGCGACCGGTGCCGGGCTCGGCGCCTACCGCTACACCGATTACCTGAGCGAGCCGGAGAAGACCCGGCGAGCACGCGGGATCACCGTCCTCACCGACTCCAAGGCCCAGGCAGGGGTCGCCCGCGCCGCGACGGTCGTCGCCGCGACCAATCGCGCGCGCGACCTCGTCAACCAGCCGCCGCTCGACCTCTACCCCGAGTCGTTCGCGGACCTCGTCGCCGCCCAGGCGAAGGGCCGGAAGGTCAAGGTCACCGTGCTCGACGACGCCCAGCTCGCCGCTCAGGGCTACGGCGGCCTCACCGGGGTGGGCAAGGGATCCCCCCGCGGCCCGCGCCTCGTCAAGCTCGAGTACAGCCCGCGGAAGGCCGCCCGCCACCTCGCTCTCGTCGGCAAGGGCATCACCTTCGATTCCGGCGGCCTCTCGCTCAAGCCCGCCGCGTCGATGGAGGACATGAAGTCCGACATGGCCGGCGCCGCCGCCGCGGCGCAGGCGCTGTTCGCGATCGCCGATCTCGACCTGCCCGTGCGTGCGACCGCATGGCTCGCGCTCGCCGAGAACATGCCCGGCGGCAATGCGCAGCGTCCGAGCGACGTCATCCGGATCTTCGGCGGGAAGACCGTCGAGGTGACGAACACCGACGCGGAGGGCCGTCTCGTGCTCGCGGACGCGCTCGTCGCCGCGCAGCAGGACGATCCCGATCTCGTCATCGACATCGCCACCCTCACCGGTGCGCAGATCGTCGCACTCGGCACGCGGGTGTCGGGCGTCATGGGCACCAACGGCGCCCGGAACCGCGTCATGCTCGCCGCCGGGGTGTCGGGCGAGCAGATGTGGCCGATGCCCTTCCCCGAGGAGATCCGCAAGCAGTTCGACTCGACCGTCGCGGACCTCAAGAACTCCGGCAAGCGCCACGGCGGGATGCTCGCCGCCGGCATCTTCCTCAGCGAGTTCGTGCGCGAGGGCGTCCAGTGGGCGCATCTCGACATCGCCGGGCCCTCGTACAACACCGAGTCGCCGTGGGGATACACCCCGGCGGCCGGCACCGGGGTCCCGGTCCGCACCCTCGTCGAGGTCGCGGCGCAGCTCTCCGGACGCTGA
- the lpdA gene encoding dihydrolipoyl dehydrogenase yields the protein MSDPVNTYDLVVLGGGTGGYAAALRAAQLDMKVALIERDKLGGTCLHRGCIPTKALLHAAEVADSAREASAFGIEVDLKGIDMEKVLTFKQGIIDRNYKGLQGLVKARNIDYIAGEGRLVSEDSLEVTNDEGTLTVTGKHIVLATGSTSKTIGIDVRDRVMTSEQALHYDAVPESAVVLGGGVIGVEFASVWASFGSKVTIVEGLPHLVANEDEAISKALEKAFKKRKIGYQVGVKFESVEQDDSGVHVTLEDGTVLDAEVLLVAVGRGPVTEGFGFDDQGITLDRGFVIVDERQHTGVGKIYAVGDIVPGLQLAHRSFAQGIFVAEEIAGLEPVPVIESGIPRVTYSEPEIFSVGLTEKKAAEEYGEDRIEKVEYPLAGNAKSTILKTTGFIKVVREKDGPVVGIHGIGARLSEQAGEAQLIVNWEAFPEEVAQLVHAHPTQNEAIGEAHLALAGKPLHFHN from the coding sequence GTGAGCGATCCGGTCAACACGTACGATCTCGTCGTCCTCGGCGGCGGCACCGGCGGCTACGCAGCCGCCCTGCGCGCAGCCCAGCTCGACATGAAAGTTGCTCTCATCGAGCGCGACAAGCTGGGCGGCACCTGCCTGCACCGCGGCTGCATCCCGACGAAGGCGCTGCTCCATGCCGCCGAGGTCGCCGATTCCGCCCGCGAAGCGTCCGCCTTCGGCATCGAGGTCGACCTCAAGGGCATCGACATGGAGAAGGTCCTCACATTCAAGCAGGGGATCATCGACCGCAACTACAAGGGTCTCCAGGGGCTCGTCAAGGCGCGCAACATCGACTACATCGCCGGTGAGGGCAGGCTCGTCTCCGAGGACTCCCTCGAGGTCACCAATGACGAGGGCACCCTGACGGTCACGGGCAAGCACATCGTGCTCGCCACCGGCTCGACCTCGAAGACCATCGGGATCGACGTCCGCGACCGCGTGATGACGAGTGAGCAGGCGCTCCACTACGACGCCGTTCCGGAATCCGCGGTCGTCCTCGGCGGCGGCGTCATCGGCGTCGAGTTCGCGAGCGTGTGGGCGTCCTTCGGATCGAAGGTCACCATCGTCGAGGGTCTCCCGCACCTCGTCGCGAACGAGGACGAGGCGATCTCCAAGGCGCTCGAGAAGGCGTTCAAGAAGCGCAAGATCGGCTACCAGGTCGGCGTGAAGTTCGAGAGCGTTGAGCAGGACGACTCCGGCGTCCACGTCACGCTCGAGGACGGCACCGTGCTCGACGCCGAGGTCCTCCTCGTCGCGGTCGGCCGCGGCCCGGTGACCGAGGGCTTCGGATTCGACGACCAGGGGATCACCCTCGATCGCGGGTTCGTCATCGTCGATGAGCGGCAGCACACCGGCGTCGGGAAGATCTACGCGGTCGGCGACATCGTCCCCGGGCTGCAGCTCGCCCACCGGTCCTTCGCCCAGGGCATCTTCGTCGCGGAGGAGATCGCCGGGCTCGAGCCGGTCCCCGTCATCGAATCCGGGATCCCGCGCGTGACCTACAGCGAGCCGGAGATCTTCTCCGTCGGCCTCACCGAGAAGAAGGCCGCCGAGGAGTACGGCGAGGACAGGATCGAGAAGGTCGAGTACCCGCTCGCCGGCAACGCCAAGTCGACGATCCTCAAGACCACCGGCTTCATCAAGGTCGTCCGCGAGAAGGACGGACCGGTCGTCGGCATCCACGGCATCGGCGCCCGGCTGAGCGAGCAGGCGGGAGAAGCGCAGCTCATTGTCAACTGGGAGGCCTTCCCCGAGGAGGTCGCGCAGCTCGTGCACGCGCACCCCACGCAGAACGAGGCCATCGGCGAAGCGCACCTCGCGCTCGCCGGCAAGCCGCTCCATTTCCACAACTGA